The Euphorbia lathyris chromosome 8, ddEupLath1.1, whole genome shotgun sequence genome has a window encoding:
- the LOC136203446 gene encoding probable disease resistance protein At5g63020 isoform X1, translating into MSVGLDSRMDQAWGLLMDRSTGSIAVCGKGGVGKTTLMRQLYTKLVGTSDFQNVIWVTVSSQLTLEKIQDDISKSIGLFDVKWVGKSFEEKSELMLNALSSKKFGLFLDDIWGRIDLTRLGVPNPQQQTHTGCKLIFTTRSKDVCREMSAQAILELEELSIEDAWQLFRNKVGVEILRDPRNSELATYLVHRCGGLPILLCTVGRAMSCRKTHEEWMYAVEEILRMEFEGMGADRFLHFCFNSLPHYRIKSCLIHFSLFPEDTTIPKNDLIDFWICEQLLGVKGPRGQTLCLGYNAIDTLIEAGLLEDEGECVKLLDMVRDCALKVAIKSQMFKNPQLLDPTDRETLETVGWISPMGNSIRNLANVPQNIFSFLLNHNPFIMIKGEFSQFMEALTVLDLSNSGVEEVPREISELVSLQYLNLSRTWIEQLPIELMMLGKLKCLNLEYDDQLRVIPKQLISNLTSLQVLKMFRCGFSVEEQEDNILSVRNMDIDPLLSLEHLKVLSITITCDSALQKFFKNPKLSNCTQSLSLEVFWDSSSLDISPLAAMKNLLTLEIHQAEKLKEINGNLHYSELPREGCFERLQKVCLGNCLSLQDLSWVILVPNLTVLMVKCCEDMEEIISDARMGELSEGREDLKPFAKLESLTLESLPNLESIYSKVLPFPCLKKIEVIECSLLRKLPVNSDCAKASEMIIEGEEEWWNDIQWEDDATKTTFVPCFKPLLFL; encoded by the coding sequence ATGTCTGTAGGCTTGGATTCCCGGATGGATCAAGCTTGGGGTTTGCTAATGGACAGATCTACTGGATCAATCGCCGTATGCGGGAAAGGAGGAGTCGGCAAAACTACTCTTATGAGACAACTCTACACCAAATTAGTCGGCACCAGTGATTTCCAGAATGTCATTTGGGTCACTGTATCTTCACAATTAACCCTAGAAAAAATTCAGGACGACATCTCCAAGAGCATAGGTCTTTTTGATGTCAAATGGGTGGGTAAAAGCTTTGAGGAAAAATCCGAACTCATGCTTAATGCATTAAGCAGCAAGAAATTCGGATTGTTTCTAGACGATATTTGGGGCCGTATCGATCTCACAAGACTCGGCGTTCCCAATCCACAACAACAAACTCACACTGGTTGTAAATTAATCTTCACTACGCGTTCTAAGGACGTGTGCCGTGAAATGTCTGCTCAAGCTATCTTGGAATTGGAGGAGCTTTCAATCGAAGATGCTTGGCAATTGTTTCGGAACAAAGTTGGAGTTGAAATACTTCGCGATCCGAGAAATTCAGAGCTTGCTACATATTTGGTACATAGATGTGGAGGTTTGCCCATCTTACTCTGTACTGTTGGTCGTGCTATGTCTTGCAGGAAGACACATGAAGAATGGATGTATGCTGTAGAAGAGATACTGAGAATGGAATTCGAAGGTATGGGAGCAGATCGATTCTTGCACTTTTGTTTTAATAGTTTGCCTCATTACAGAATTAAATCTTGTCTCATACACTTCAGTTTGTTCCCGGAAGACACCACCATTCCTAAGAATGATTTGATAGATTTTTGGATTTGTGAACAACTTTTGGGTGTTAAGGGTCCTAGAGGTCAGACTTTATGTTTGGGATATAATGCTATAGATACATTGATAGAAGCAGGTTTATTGGAAGATGAAGGTGAATGTGTAAAACTGCTTGATATGGTTCGTGATTGTGCTTTAAAGGTAGCAATCAAGTCTCAAATGTTCAAGAATCCTCAGTTACTTGATCCAACAGATCGTGAAACATTGGAAACTGTAGGATGGATTTCCCCGATGGGAAATTCCATCCGGAATCTTGCAAATGTTCCTCAAAATATTTTCTCCTTCTTACTCAATCATAACCCCTTCATAATGATCAAAGGTGAATTTTCTCAATTCATGGAAGCATTAACTGTTTTAGATTTATCAAATAGCGGAGTAGAAGAAGTACCTCGGGAAATTTCAGAATTGGTTTCGTTGCAGTATTTGAATCTATCACGGACATGGATAGAACAACTGCCAATTGAGTTAATGATGTTGGGGAAGTTGAAATGCTTGAACTTGGAGTATGATGATCAGCTGCGTGTGATTCCCAAACAACTGATATCCAACTTGACTTCATTACAAGTTCTAAAAATGTTTCGTTGTGGATTTTCTGTGGAAGAACAGGAGGATAATATTTTGTCAGTTAGAAATATGGATATCGATCCATTGTTGTCTTTGGAACATTTGAAAGTATTAAGCATCACAATAACCTGTGACTCTGCCCTTcagaaatttttcaaaaatccaAAATTGTCTAATTGTACTCAATCTCTATCACTTGAGGTTTTCTGGGATTCAAGCTCACTTGATATTTCACCTTTAGCAGCTATGAAGAATCTACTTACACTAGAGATCCATCAAGCTGAAAAGTTGAAAGAAATCAATGGAAATCTACATTATTCGGAGTTGCCGAGGGAGGGATGCTTCGAAAGACTTCAAAAAGTATGCTTAGGAAATTGCTTGAGTTTGCAGGATTTGTCATGGGTTATTCTAGTCCCAAATCTCACAGTTTTGATGGTCAAATGCTGTGAAGACATGGAGGAGATAATCAGTGATGCACGAATGGGTGAATTATCCGAGGGAAGAGAAGATTTGAAGCCATTTGCAAAACTAGAAAGTCTAACTCTAGAGAGTTTACCAAATCTAGAGAGCATATACTCAAAGGTATTGCCTTTTCCATGTCTCAAGAAAATTGAAGTAATTGAATGCTCACTTCTTAGAAAGCTTCCAGTAAACTCAGATTGTGCTAAGGCAAGTGAAATGATCATTGAAGGAGAGGAAGAGTGGTGGAATGATATTCAATGGGAGGATGATGCTACCAAAACTACTTTTGTTCCATGTTTTAAACCATTGTTGTTCTTGTAA
- the LOC136203446 gene encoding probable disease resistance protein At5g63020 isoform X2 has protein sequence MDVCCRRDTENGIRSLFPEDTTIPKNDLIDFWICEQLLGVKGPRGQTLCLGYNAIDTLIEAGLLEDEGECVKLLDMVRDCALKVAIKSQMFKNPQLLDPTDRETLETVGWISPMGNSIRNLANVPQNIFSFLLNHNPFIMIKGEFSQFMEALTVLDLSNSGVEEVPREISELVSLQYLNLSRTWIEQLPIELMMLGKLKCLNLEYDDQLRVIPKQLISNLTSLQVLKMFRCGFSVEEQEDNILSVRNMDIDPLLSLEHLKVLSITITCDSALQKFFKNPKLSNCTQSLSLEVFWDSSSLDISPLAAMKNLLTLEIHQAEKLKEINGNLHYSELPREGCFERLQKVCLGNCLSLQDLSWVILVPNLTVLMVKCCEDMEEIISDARMGELSEGREDLKPFAKLESLTLESLPNLESIYSKVLPFPCLKKIEVIECSLLRKLPVNSDCAKASEMIIEGEEEWWNDIQWEDDATKTTFVPCFKPLLFL, from the exons ATGGATGTATGCTGTAGAAGAGATACTGAGAATGGAATTCGAAG TTTGTTCCCGGAAGACACCACCATTCCTAAGAATGATTTGATAGATTTTTGGATTTGTGAACAACTTTTGGGTGTTAAGGGTCCTAGAGGTCAGACTTTATGTTTGGGATATAATGCTATAGATACATTGATAGAAGCAGGTTTATTGGAAGATGAAGGTGAATGTGTAAAACTGCTTGATATGGTTCGTGATTGTGCTTTAAAGGTAGCAATCAAGTCTCAAATGTTCAAGAATCCTCAGTTACTTGATCCAACAGATCGTGAAACATTGGAAACTGTAGGATGGATTTCCCCGATGGGAAATTCCATCCGGAATCTTGCAAATGTTCCTCAAAATATTTTCTCCTTCTTACTCAATCATAACCCCTTCATAATGATCAAAGGTGAATTTTCTCAATTCATGGAAGCATTAACTGTTTTAGATTTATCAAATAGCGGAGTAGAAGAAGTACCTCGGGAAATTTCAGAATTGGTTTCGTTGCAGTATTTGAATCTATCACGGACATGGATAGAACAACTGCCAATTGAGTTAATGATGTTGGGGAAGTTGAAATGCTTGAACTTGGAGTATGATGATCAGCTGCGTGTGATTCCCAAACAACTGATATCCAACTTGACTTCATTACAAGTTCTAAAAATGTTTCGTTGTGGATTTTCTGTGGAAGAACAGGAGGATAATATTTTGTCAGTTAGAAATATGGATATCGATCCATTGTTGTCTTTGGAACATTTGAAAGTATTAAGCATCACAATAACCTGTGACTCTGCCCTTcagaaatttttcaaaaatccaAAATTGTCTAATTGTACTCAATCTCTATCACTTGAGGTTTTCTGGGATTCAAGCTCACTTGATATTTCACCTTTAGCAGCTATGAAGAATCTACTTACACTAGAGATCCATCAAGCTGAAAAGTTGAAAGAAATCAATGGAAATCTACATTATTCGGAGTTGCCGAGGGAGGGATGCTTCGAAAGACTTCAAAAAGTATGCTTAGGAAATTGCTTGAGTTTGCAGGATTTGTCATGGGTTATTCTAGTCCCAAATCTCACAGTTTTGATGGTCAAATGCTGTGAAGACATGGAGGAGATAATCAGTGATGCACGAATGGGTGAATTATCCGAGGGAAGAGAAGATTTGAAGCCATTTGCAAAACTAGAAAGTCTAACTCTAGAGAGTTTACCAAATCTAGAGAGCATATACTCAAAGGTATTGCCTTTTCCATGTCTCAAGAAAATTGAAGTAATTGAATGCTCACTTCTTAGAAAGCTTCCAGTAAACTCAGATTGTGCTAAGGCAAGTGAAATGATCATTGAAGGAGAGGAAGAGTGGTGGAATGATATTCAATGGGAGGATGATGCTACCAAAACTACTTTTGTTCCATGTTTTAAACCATTGTTGTTCTTGTAA